Proteins from one Mus pahari chromosome 10, PAHARI_EIJ_v1.1, whole genome shotgun sequence genomic window:
- the LOC110328079 gene encoding olfactory receptor 145-like yields the protein MTPGIVSENNSSVKEFILLGLTQQPELQLPLFFLFLGIYVVSMVGNLGLTVLIVLNPHLHTPMYYFLFNLSFTDLCYSSVITPKMLVSFVKQNTISHAECMTQLFFFAFFVIDECCILTAMAYDRYAAICKPLLYKVIMSHQVCFVLMVGGYTVGFVGAIAHTVCMLRLTFCEGNIINHYMCDIPPLLKLSCTSTYINELVVFIVVGVSIIVPSLTVFISYTLILSNILRIRSTKGRSKALSTCSSHMIAVSLFFGSSSFIYFKSSPVGSVDQDKISTVFYTVVVPMMNPFIYSLRNKDVQIALRKTLKKNCSLK from the coding sequence ATGACCCCAGGAATCGTCTCAGAAAACAATTCTTCTGTGAAGGAGTTCATCCTGCTGGGCTTGACACAGCAGCCAGAACTCCagctgcctctcttcttcctcttcctgggaaTCTATGTGGTCTCCATGGTGGGGAACCTGGGCTTGACTGTTCTGATTGTTTTGAATCCTCACctgcacacccccatgtactATTTCCTTTTCAACCTTTCCTTCACAGATCTCTGCTACTCCTCTGTCATAACCCCCAAAATGCTGGTGAGTTTTGTGAAGCAGAACACCATCTCTCATGCAGAATGCATGACTcagctctttttctttgctttctttgttattgATGAATGCTGTATTTTGACAGCAATGGCCTATGACAGATATGCTGCCATCTGTAAGCCCCTGCTTTATAAGGTCATCATGTCCCATCAGGTCTGCTTTGTGCTGATGGTGGGTGGGTACACAGTGGGGTTTGTGGGTGCCATAGCCCACACAGTGTGTATGCTGAGACTCACCTTCTGTGAAGGCAACATCATCAATCACTACATGTGTGATATACCCCCTCTCCTGAAGCTCTCTTGTACAAGCACCTACATCAATGAACTGGTTGTTTTCATTGTGGTGGGTGTCAGTATAATAGTTCCCAGTCTCACCGTCTTTATTTCTTATACCTTGATCCTCTCCAATATCCTCCGCATCCGTTCTACAAAGGGTAGGTCCAAGGCCCTCAGCACCTGCAGCTCCCACATGAttgctgtttctctgttttttggATCATCATCATTCATATACTTTAAGTCTTCTCCTGTTGGGTCCGTGGATCAAGATAAGATATCCACAGTGTTTTACACTGTGGTGGTTCCCATGATGAATCCCTTCATCTACAGTTTGAGGAACAAAGATGTTCAAATTGCACTGAGGAAGACTTTGAAGAAAAACTGTTCACTTAAGTAG